From Bacillus basilensis, a single genomic window includes:
- the feoB gene encoding ferrous iron transport protein B — protein sequence MNKVALLGNPNTGKTSLFNALTGSYEYVGNWSGVTVEKKVGKLKDRQGTLIDLPGVYDLNPVSRDEGVVTNFLLTEEFQHMLNIVDSSQFERNMHLTLQLLEFGKPVSIGLNMVDVAKQRGIVIDVKRLSELLGVIVVPVVARSGKGCEELLATLKENDKSEKKPFIISYGVQVDEGIGEAISLLEKEKYEHPRWLALQFLSNNEVVEKEMKALPIYKELIAIRSRLEGKLDCTLEEHIYKTREAYIEKLKTNVMKHEKEGKIPFSEKIDRLITHKVLGLPIFLAVMFFIFQVTFTWIGTPLSDMLDEFFGGQLTDWVTAGLTSVGASDFIQALVTEGIIAGVGAVLVFVPQIFALFFFISLLEDSGYMARIAVVMDRIMEFFGLNGKAFIPMIIGFGCNVPGIMAARTIEQEKERLLTVLVTPFMSCSARLPVYALFAGVFFPHSQATVVFSLYVAGIVLALLVTKIMSLTILKAEKSIFVIELPPYRVPQAKTLWLSTWEKGKGFVRKAGTFIFGGSVVIWLLNYAGPSGFGVDMGDSYLAMIGGFIAPLFAPLGFGTWQAAASLLTGFLAKEVVVSTMAIIYAVKEDVLGNVMGAHYTALSAYAFMFFILLYVPCLATVAVIKRETGSAKWTIFSVVYPLVVAYVLTLIIYQVGSLLGF from the coding sequence GTGAATAAGGTAGCTTTGCTAGGGAATCCGAATACAGGGAAAACATCATTATTTAATGCACTTACTGGTTCTTATGAATACGTAGGAAACTGGAGCGGTGTAACAGTAGAAAAAAAGGTTGGTAAATTAAAAGATAGACAAGGAACATTAATAGATTTACCAGGCGTATATGATTTAAATCCAGTTTCACGTGATGAGGGTGTTGTAACAAACTTTCTACTAACAGAAGAATTTCAGCATATGCTAAATATTGTGGATTCCTCGCAATTTGAACGAAATATGCATTTAACGTTGCAGTTACTTGAATTTGGTAAGCCGGTTTCAATTGGTTTAAATATGGTTGATGTGGCGAAGCAAAGAGGAATTGTAATTGATGTAAAAAGGTTATCAGAACTATTAGGTGTAATAGTCGTTCCTGTCGTTGCAAGAAGCGGAAAAGGCTGTGAAGAACTACTTGCGACTCTTAAAGAAAATGACAAAAGTGAGAAAAAGCCATTCATTATTTCATATGGTGTACAAGTAGATGAAGGAATTGGAGAAGCAATTTCTCTTTTAGAGAAAGAGAAGTATGAGCATCCAAGATGGTTGGCCCTTCAATTTTTAAGTAATAACGAAGTAGTAGAAAAAGAAATGAAAGCACTACCAATTTATAAGGAACTCATAGCCATTCGATCTCGCTTAGAGGGAAAACTTGATTGTACGTTGGAGGAGCATATTTACAAAACTCGTGAAGCGTATATTGAAAAGTTAAAAACAAATGTTATGAAGCATGAGAAAGAAGGAAAAATTCCTTTTTCGGAAAAAATTGATAGGTTAATTACACATAAAGTTTTAGGACTTCCAATCTTTTTAGCAGTTATGTTTTTTATTTTTCAGGTTACGTTTACGTGGATTGGTACACCGTTATCTGATATGTTAGATGAGTTTTTTGGTGGACAGCTTACGGATTGGGTGACGGCTGGGCTCACGAGTGTCGGAGCTTCTGATTTTATTCAAGCGCTCGTTACAGAAGGCATTATTGCCGGTGTTGGTGCTGTATTAGTATTCGTTCCACAAATCTTTGCACTATTCTTTTTCATTTCATTATTAGAAGACTCAGGATATATGGCGCGAATTGCAGTTGTTATGGATAGAATTATGGAATTCTTCGGTTTAAACGGAAAAGCGTTCATTCCGATGATTATCGGTTTTGGATGTAACGTTCCAGGTATTATGGCAGCGAGAACGATTGAACAAGAGAAAGAACGTTTACTTACAGTTCTTGTAACACCATTTATGTCTTGTTCAGCACGTTTACCTGTATATGCATTATTTGCGGGAGTATTCTTCCCTCATAGTCAGGCGACTGTTGTGTTTTCTTTATATGTTGCAGGGATAGTCCTTGCGTTATTAGTTACAAAGATTATGTCTCTTACAATTTTAAAAGCGGAGAAGTCTATTTTCGTTATTGAACTACCGCCTTACCGCGTACCGCAAGCGAAAACGTTATGGCTAAGTACTTGGGAGAAAGGGAAAGGATTTGTTCGTAAAGCAGGTACATTTATCTTCGGTGGTTCTGTTGTCATTTGGCTATTAAATTATGCAGGTCCATCAGGATTTGGTGTTGATATGGGAGACAGTTATTTAGCGATGATTGGCGGATTTATCGCACCATTATTTGCCCCGCTCGGTTTTGGAACGTGGCAAGCTGCGGCATCTCTTTTAACAGGATTTTTAGCGAAGGAAGTTGTTGTTTCTACAATGGCAATTATTTATGCGGTGAAAGAAGATGTGCTTGGCAATGTAATGGGAGCACATTATACTGCGTTATCAGCTTATGCATTTATGTTCTTTATTTTATTATATGTTCCGTGTTTAGCGACAGTAGCCGTTATTAAACGTGAAACTGGATCAGCGAAATGGACGATTTTCTCAGTCGTTTATCCGCTCGTAGTTGCTTATGTATTAACGCTTATTATATACCAAGTTGGATCTTTACTCGGATTCTAA
- a CDS encoding FeoA family protein — MSLVDIKIGEKVLVKSVQSLDHLLKRRLAAFGLSEGSELRMKQKAMFKGPCTLECRGQLISIRHCDAKMIKVELA; from the coding sequence ATGAGCTTAGTAGATATTAAAATCGGTGAGAAAGTGTTAGTAAAAAGCGTTCAGTCTTTAGATCATTTACTAAAGAGAAGATTGGCGGCTTTTGGTCTTTCTGAAGGAAGCGAACTTCGCATGAAGCAGAAAGCGATGTTCAAAGGTCCTTGTACATTGGAGTGTCGTGGACAGTTAATTAGTATTCGTCATTGTGACGCGAAAATGATAAAGGTGGAATTAGCGTGA
- the thiT gene encoding energy-coupled thiamine transporter ThiT, producing the protein MRNTNLQAMIESAILAAFAMVIDILPLSIKLPTGGSISFAMIPIFIIAYRWGFKMAFLGGLIWGLLQIVVGDAIIVTPIQVLIEYFVAFAFIGFAGLFYRPIQKALLTTNENSEEQSNLGSRKDKPSSKQNEGKKVLGYIIVATFIGSFARYFCHFIAGIIFWGQYAPKGQSAVLYSLIVNGSVMIGSYILCTVLLIFLFLTSPRLFKSINAYQINANKKSASEVTPKS; encoded by the coding sequence ATGCGTAACACCAATTTACAAGCGATGATTGAATCTGCTATTCTTGCAGCCTTCGCCATGGTCATCGACATTTTACCATTATCAATTAAACTTCCAACAGGCGGTTCCATCTCATTTGCTATGATTCCTATATTTATTATCGCATACCGCTGGGGCTTCAAAATGGCTTTCTTAGGAGGCTTAATTTGGGGATTATTACAAATTGTAGTCGGCGATGCCATTATCGTCACACCAATTCAAGTACTTATTGAATACTTCGTTGCTTTCGCATTCATTGGATTTGCTGGTTTATTCTATCGTCCAATTCAAAAGGCACTTTTAACAACCAATGAAAATAGTGAAGAACAATCCAATTTAGGTAGCCGTAAAGACAAACCTTCTTCAAAACAGAACGAAGGAAAGAAAGTTCTTGGTTACATTATTGTTGCTACATTTATTGGTAGCTTTGCTCGCTACTTCTGTCACTTTATTGCTGGTATTATTTTCTGGGGACAATATGCACCGAAAGGTCAATCCGCTGTGCTTTATTCATTAATTGTAAACGGTAGCGTAATGATTGGTTCCTACATTCTATGTACCGTTTTACTTATATTTTTATTCCTTACTTCACCACGCTTATTCAAGAGCATCAATGCTTATCAAATAAATGCAAACAAAAAGAGCGCTTCTGAAGTGACCCCTAAAAGTTAG
- a CDS encoding IS3 family transposase (programmed frameshift) codes for MAKFTADEKIQIVLRYLNGNESYREMGRSIGISDTIILNWVNQYKQNGVEAFLKRCTNYTQQFKLDVLNFMIENGMSLFETAAIFNIPAPSTISVWKKQFETQGIDALQSKKKGRLSMKKDSNKQLKQALAEGSVEALEARIQQLEMENEYFKKVECLSSKQGKITKQDKAQVVYELRHKYSVKALVELATIPRSTYYDLVKKMNRPDVDADLKAEIKAIYEENEGRYGYRRIRDELTNRGQKVNHKKVQRIMKELGLKCVVRMKKYKSYKGKVGRIAPNFLERNFHTDAPNQKWVTDITEFKLFGEKLYVSPVLDLYNGEIITYTIGSRPTYSLVSEMLEKALERLPETHQLLMHSDQGWHYQMRQYVCTLESRAIVQSMSRKGNCYDNAVIENFFGIMKSEFLYIKEFESVEHFKRELEKYIDYYNTKRIKAKLKMSPVQYRTHFYQAA; via the exons ATGGCTAAATTTACTGCTGATGAAAAAATACAAATCGTTCTACGTTATTTGAACGGAAATGAAAGTTATCGAGAAATGGGTAGATCGATCGGTATAAGTGACACAATCATTTTGAATTGGGTAAACCAATATAAACAGAATGGTGTGGAAGCTTTTCTAAAACGATGTACAAATTACACACAACAATTTAAACTAGACGTACTAAACTTTATGATTGAAAACGGTATGTCCTTATTTGAGACGGCAGCTATCTTTAACATTCCTGCCCCTTCAACGATTTCTGTTTGGAAAAAACAGTTCGAAACACAAGGAATTGATGCCCTTCAATCTAAGAAAAAGGGGCGTCTATCCATGAAAAAAGATTCAAATAAACAATTAAAACAAGCTTTAGCTGAAGGGTCAGTCGAAGCACTTGAAGCACGTATTCAACAGCTTGAGATGGAAAATGAGTACT TTAAAAAAGTTGAATGCCTTAGTTCAAAACAAGGAAAAATCACGAAACAAGACAAAGCGCAAGTAGTCTATGAATTAAGGCATAAATATTCGGTGAAGGCACTCGTGGAGCTAGCTACTATTCCTCGAAGCACGTATTATGATTTAGTAAAGAAAATGAATCGTCCAGATGTAGATGCCGATTTGAAAGCGGAGATTAAAGCGATTTATGAGGAAAATGAAGGTCGTTATGGTTACCGTCGCATTCGTGATGAATTAACGAATCGTGGTCAGAAAGTGAATCACAAGAAGGTTCAGCGCATTATGAAAGAGCTTGGATTAAAGTGTGTTGTGCGTATGAAAAAATATAAGTCTTATAAAGGAAAAGTTGGTAGAATTGCACCTAATTTTTTAGAGCGTAATTTTCATACAGATGCACCGAATCAAAAATGGGTAACAGACATCACAGAGTTTAAATTATTTGGAGAAAAACTGTATGTATCACCTGTATTAGATTTGTATAATGGTGAAATTATTACCTATACAATTGGTTCTAGACCGACGTATTCACTTGTTTCAGAGATGTTAGAGAAAGCATTGGAACGTTTACCTGAAACCCACCAGCTACTGATGCATTCAGATCAAGGATGGCATTATCAAATGAGACAGTACGTCTGTACACTTGAATCAAGAGCTATCGTCCAGAGTATGTCTCGAAAAGGCAACTGTTACGACAACGCAGTAATAGAGAATTTCTTTGGGATTATGAAGTCGGAGTTCCTCTACATAAAAGAGTTTGAAAGTGTAGAGCATTTTAAAAGAGAATTAGAAAAATATATAGATTATTATAATACGAAACGGATTAAGGCAAAATTAAAAATGAGCCCGGTACAATACCGGACTCACTTTTATCAAGCTGCCTAA
- a CDS encoding cell wall metabolism sensor histidine kinase WalK: protein MRKGIVLKLFTLTTALCMLILATIFIGQTIFFKQYYANRKVEDIKVNLNSFEKNYLNYAGSAEGIQKLEQDFLRENNTWITTLDQNGNLKHADDFYFEVTIDRRQQKSFGQQIFKIPLYNLVNIEEIDNKSSDQFLGQGISFSGVKKEDSFIPFSFSLSKQNLSGSNKPLEKAFKEKMSKLDEEKKKAAEEQVGKEKKPAVQEQAAQEPDAYIGGFVTKVQFPDVKGLVNPIYKNSIFLDNIKEFQTDLLLKESKHIQYATQTMDYEKNDIKYKLLIKPIKEKDGSVTYIYAMASLQPVDEAVQMVQDYYIYIIAFVVVLIFLASFYYSKQIAKPLLKINDTTKKIAKLDFTEKIPITSKDEIGDLSKNINALSNKLHSHIGQLEEDIEKERKLEKTRKEFISGVSHELKTPLSIMKSCISILKDGVAEHKKEYYFQAMEREVDKMDTLILDMLELAKFESGTYKMKMDSFYIDTVIEDICEHLSVQIEKQELCVHKNIGPFEVMANQGRIEQVIVNFITNAIRYTPNKEDIIISTIDEKDRIKVCIENKGTHIEEEQLDKIWDRFYRVDAARQRSQGGTGLGLAISKNILELHDAEYGVKNTEDGVLFYFYLPKKA, encoded by the coding sequence ATGAGAAAAGGGATTGTACTAAAATTATTTACCCTCACAACAGCATTATGTATGTTAATTTTAGCGACGATATTTATTGGACAAACGATATTTTTTAAACAATATTATGCGAATCGAAAAGTGGAAGATATTAAAGTGAATTTAAATTCCTTCGAAAAGAATTATTTGAACTATGCAGGAAGTGCAGAAGGAATTCAGAAGCTGGAGCAAGACTTTTTAAGAGAAAATAATACGTGGATTACGACATTAGATCAGAACGGGAATTTAAAGCATGCAGATGATTTTTATTTTGAGGTAACGATAGATCGTAGGCAACAAAAGAGCTTTGGACAACAAATATTCAAAATTCCTTTATACAATCTCGTCAATATAGAAGAGATTGATAATAAATCATCAGATCAGTTTCTAGGCCAAGGAATTTCTTTTTCTGGAGTGAAAAAAGAAGATAGTTTTATTCCATTCTCTTTCTCGTTATCGAAGCAGAATTTAAGCGGATCTAATAAACCGTTAGAAAAAGCATTTAAGGAGAAAATGAGTAAATTAGATGAGGAGAAAAAGAAAGCAGCTGAGGAACAAGTAGGTAAGGAAAAGAAGCCGGCTGTTCAGGAGCAAGCTGCCCAAGAACCAGATGCTTACATAGGTGGGTTTGTTACGAAAGTACAGTTTCCAGATGTAAAAGGTCTTGTAAATCCAATTTATAAAAATAGTATATTCTTAGATAACATAAAAGAATTTCAAACAGATTTATTATTAAAAGAGAGCAAGCACATACAGTATGCAACACAAACAATGGACTATGAAAAAAATGATATTAAATATAAATTATTAATCAAACCAATAAAAGAAAAAGACGGATCAGTAACATATATTTATGCGATGGCTTCTTTACAGCCCGTAGATGAAGCTGTACAAATGGTGCAAGATTACTACATCTATATCATTGCATTTGTAGTCGTTCTTATTTTTTTAGCTTCGTTTTATTATTCAAAACAAATTGCAAAACCGTTATTAAAAATAAATGATACGACGAAGAAAATAGCAAAATTAGATTTTACAGAAAAAATACCGATTACTTCAAAAGATGAAATTGGGGATTTATCGAAAAATATTAATGCATTATCTAATAAACTCCATTCGCATATTGGACAGTTAGAAGAAGATATTGAAAAGGAAAGAAAGTTAGAAAAAACGCGAAAAGAATTCATTTCTGGTGTTTCACATGAATTAAAAACACCGCTGAGTATTATGAAAAGCTGTATTTCTATTTTAAAAGACGGGGTAGCTGAGCATAAAAAAGAGTACTATTTTCAGGCAATGGAACGAGAAGTAGATAAAATGGATACGTTAATTTTGGATATGCTTGAGTTAGCTAAATTTGAGTCAGGTACATATAAAATGAAAATGGATTCATTTTATATTGATACAGTAATTGAAGATATATGTGAACATCTTTCTGTACAAATAGAGAAACAAGAACTTTGTGTTCATAAAAATATAGGTCCATTTGAAGTGATGGCAAATCAAGGCCGGATTGAACAAGTCATCGTAAATTTCATTACGAATGCCATACGTTATACACCAAATAAAGAAGATATTATTATTTCTACAATAGATGAGAAAGATCGTATAAAAGTATGTATTGAAAATAAAGGTACTCACATTGAAGAAGAACAATTAGATAAAATTTGGGATCGTTTTTATCGCGTGGATGCAGCTCGTCAGCGTTCGCAAGGTGGAACAGGTCTTGGGCTTGCTATTTCGAAGAATATTTTAGAACTGCATGATGCTGAATATGGAGTAAAGAATACAGAAGATGGTGTATTATTTTACTTCTATTTACCGAAAAAAGCGTAG
- a CDS encoding response regulator transcription factor, whose amino-acid sequence MAKNILIVEDEDILREILKDYFLSEQYVVFEARDGKEALVVFEEEEVDLVILDIMLPELDGWSVCRRIRKTSEVPIIMLTARVDEDDTLLGFELGADDYVTKPYSPPILLARAKRLLESRKVTKQLLENEDDTLSIHGIHVHFPSRTVTVNRTDINLTHTEFEILAYFMKNQGIVLTREQLISRIWGYEFAGDDRTVNSHIRNLRNKLGEKAKYITTVVRTGYKFEGNV is encoded by the coding sequence ATGGCAAAAAATATTTTAATTGTGGAAGATGAAGATATATTACGTGAAATATTAAAAGATTATTTTTTGAGTGAGCAATATGTAGTGTTTGAAGCAAGAGATGGGAAGGAAGCTTTAGTAGTATTTGAGGAAGAAGAGGTTGATTTAGTTATTCTTGATATTATGTTGCCGGAACTTGATGGGTGGTCCGTTTGCCGAAGAATCCGTAAGACATCCGAGGTTCCGATTATTATGCTAACGGCACGTGTAGATGAAGATGATACGTTACTTGGTTTTGAACTCGGGGCAGATGACTATGTGACGAAGCCATATAGTCCGCCCATTTTATTAGCAAGAGCGAAAAGGTTGTTAGAAAGTAGAAAAGTGACAAAGCAACTCTTAGAGAATGAAGATGATACATTATCAATCCACGGTATTCACGTTCATTTTCCGTCGCGTACTGTTACAGTAAATAGAACAGACATTAATTTAACACATACAGAATTTGAAATATTAGCGTATTTCATGAAAAATCAAGGAATCGTTTTAACGAGAGAACAATTGATTTCAAGAATTTGGGGATATGAATTTGCTGGTGATGATCGAACGGTTAATAGCCATATTCGTAATTTGAGAAACAAATTGGGAGAGAAAGCAAAGTACATTACAACTGTAGTACGAACAGGTTATAAATTTGAGGGGAATGTATGA
- a CDS encoding class D sortase — protein sequence MKVLNYIGIILMAIGLFMGSYYAMEWYKGKSSAQELTTEEIKSLNNIKHDQLSHETPVTSQVPSSQTEHKEGEKVAMLNIPKIKKKFSIYWGADDATLKKGVGMFVSDLTTTPSGGGHTVLSGHRDTVFTDLGELKEKDTLILEYDNKTYTYEIQKTWITHADDRTVIIKKEEPILTLTTCYPFDYIGDAPDRYIIEAKLTASYSK from the coding sequence ATGAAGGTACTCAATTATATCGGAATTATATTGATGGCTATAGGACTATTTATGGGATCATATTATGCTATGGAATGGTATAAAGGAAAAAGCTCTGCGCAAGAATTAACGACAGAAGAAATAAAGAGCCTTAACAATATAAAACATGATCAACTTTCACATGAAACCCCTGTAACTTCTCAAGTACCTTCTTCTCAAACAGAGCATAAAGAAGGAGAAAAGGTAGCAATGTTAAATATACCGAAAATAAAAAAGAAGTTTTCTATATATTGGGGAGCAGATGATGCAACGTTGAAGAAAGGGGTTGGAATGTTCGTTAGTGATTTAACGACAACGCCATCTGGAGGGGGACATACTGTACTAAGTGGGCACCGGGATACTGTATTTACAGATTTAGGAGAGTTAAAAGAAAAAGACACTCTTATTTTAGAGTATGATAATAAAACGTACACATATGAAATTCAAAAGACATGGATTACCCATGCGGATGATCGGACTGTTATTATAAAAAAAGAAGAACCGATACTAACACTGACGACTTGCTATCCATTTGATTATATAGGGGATGCGCCAGATAGATATATTATCGAGGCGAAGTTAACTGCTAGTTATTCAAAATGA
- a CDS encoding LPXTG cell wall anchor domain-containing protein, with protein MKKKLLPICAMALLTVGYSSVASADTGSVAKEDAAQVQQDKAKKEEAIKIQQKSEEEKKRIAQEQLKNDMAKKEVAKPVVQGEKLPNTASNNVAMMALSACLVGIGTLFGLNRRNKVKA; from the coding sequence ATGAAAAAGAAACTATTACCGATCTGTGCAATGGCACTTTTAACAGTAGGATATTCTTCAGTAGCAAGTGCGGATACTGGATCAGTAGCAAAGGAAGATGCAGCGCAGGTGCAGCAAGATAAGGCTAAAAAAGAAGAAGCAATTAAGATACAGCAAAAGAGTGAAGAAGAGAAAAAGAGAATAGCACAAGAACAGTTAAAAAATGATATGGCAAAAAAAGAAGTAGCAAAGCCAGTTGTACAAGGTGAAAAATTACCAAATACAGCATCTAATAATGTAGCAATGATGGCACTAAGCGCGTGCCTTGTAGGGATAGGGACGTTATTTGGTTTGAATCGCCGTAATAAAGTTAAGGCGTAA
- the hpt gene encoding hypoxanthine phosphoribosyltransferase, which produces MNIEIKDTLISEEQLQEKVKELALQIERDFEGEEIVVIAVLKGSFVFAADLIRHIKNEVTIDFISASSYGNQTETTGKVKLLKDIDVNITGKNVIVVEDIIDSGLTLHFLKDHFFMHKPKALKFCTLLDKPERRKVDLKAEYVGFQIPDEFIVGYGIDCAEKYRNLPFIASVVTE; this is translated from the coding sequence ATGAATATTGAAATAAAAGACACTTTAATTTCTGAAGAACAATTACAAGAAAAAGTAAAAGAATTAGCGCTTCAAATCGAGCGTGACTTTGAAGGAGAAGAAATCGTAGTCATCGCTGTACTAAAAGGATCTTTCGTATTCGCTGCTGATTTAATTCGTCACATTAAAAACGAGGTAACAATCGACTTTATTTCTGCATCTAGCTACGGAAATCAAACAGAAACAACTGGAAAAGTTAAACTATTAAAAGATATCGACGTAAACATTACTGGAAAAAACGTAATTGTCGTAGAAGACATTATCGATTCTGGTTTAACACTTCACTTCTTAAAAGATCACTTCTTTATGCATAAACCAAAGGCACTCAAATTCTGTACGTTACTTGATAAACCTGAGCGTCGTAAAGTTGACTTAAAAGCTGAATATGTTGGCTTCCAAATTCCAGACGAATTTATCGTTGGCTACGGCATTGACTGCGCAGAAAAATATCGTAACTTACCATTTATCGCTTCAGTTGTAACGGAATAA
- a CDS encoding diacylglycerol kinase family protein: MTKTKFEKVLLIVNPKAGQGDLHANLTKIVPPLAAAFPDLHILHTQKQGDATKYCQEFASKVDLIIVFGGDGTVFECTNGLAPLETRPTLAIIPGGTCNDFSRTLGVPQNIAEAAKLITKEHVKPVDVAKANGQHFLNFWGIGLVSEVSNNIDAEEKAKLGKIGYYLSTIRTVKNAETFPVKITYDGQVYEDEAVLVMVVNGEYLGGIPSFIPNVKCDDGTLDIFVVKSTGIQAFKDYIGKKLFEDSNENDIFHVKAKSIHIETEEEKEVDTDGESSLHTPCQIELLQGHFTMIYNPAVV; this comes from the coding sequence ATGACAAAGACAAAATTTGAAAAAGTACTCCTCATCGTAAATCCAAAAGCTGGACAAGGCGACTTACATGCAAATTTAACGAAAATCGTACCACCTCTTGCCGCAGCTTTTCCTGACTTACACATCCTTCATACGCAAAAGCAAGGTGATGCAACAAAATATTGCCAAGAGTTTGCTAGTAAAGTAGATTTAATTATCGTCTTTGGTGGTGACGGAACAGTATTTGAATGCACAAACGGCTTAGCACCTCTTGAAACTAGACCTACACTTGCAATCATTCCAGGCGGAACTTGCAATGACTTCTCTCGTACACTCGGCGTTCCGCAAAACATTGCAGAAGCAGCAAAACTTATCACAAAGGAACACGTAAAACCAGTTGATGTCGCAAAAGCAAATGGACAACACTTCTTAAACTTCTGGGGCATTGGACTTGTCTCTGAAGTATCAAATAATATTGATGCAGAAGAAAAAGCAAAGCTTGGAAAAATCGGCTACTACTTAAGTACAATTCGGACTGTAAAAAATGCTGAAACATTCCCGGTAAAAATTACGTACGACGGACAAGTATATGAAGACGAAGCTGTTCTTGTTATGGTTGTCAACGGTGAATATCTTGGTGGTATCCCTTCCTTTATTCCTAACGTAAAATGTGATGACGGAACACTTGATATTTTCGTAGTCAAATCAACAGGCATTCAAGCGTTTAAAGATTATATCGGAAAGAAACTATTTGAAGACTCAAATGAAAATGACATCTTCCACGTAAAAGCGAAATCCATTCATATTGAAACAGAGGAAGAAAAAGAAGTAGATACAGATGGAGAAAGTTCCCTTCACACACCTTGTCAAATTGAATTGTTGCAAGGGCACTTTACGATGATTTATAATCCTGCGGTTGTATAA
- a CDS encoding SRPBCC family protein: MANTITSIEIPASPEQVWQLIGGFDALPDWLPYIPSSKVTEGGRVRHLANPDGDEIVERLEAFNEKERYYTYSIMQAPFPVTNYLSTIRVKEGKDANTSLVEWSGSFTPVEVTDEEAINLFHGIYKDGLEALQQAYLG, encoded by the coding sequence ATGGCAAATACTATTACATCTATTGAAATTCCAGCTTCACCTGAACAAGTATGGCAATTAATTGGAGGCTTTGATGCACTTCCAGATTGGTTACCGTATATTCCTAGCAGTAAAGTAACGGAAGGCGGACGTGTACGTCATTTAGCTAATCCTGATGGCGATGAGATTGTAGAGCGTTTAGAAGCATTTAATGAGAAAGAGCGCTACTACACATATTCAATTATGCAAGCACCGTTCCCTGTGACGAATTATTTATCTACAATTCGTGTTAAAGAAGGTAAAGATGCTAACACATCATTAGTTGAATGGTCTGGTAGCTTCACTCCTGTAGAGGTTACTGATGAAGAGGCAATTAATCTATTCCATGGAATTTATAAAGATGGCTTAGAGGCATTACAACAAGCATATTTAGGCTAA